In Salinibaculum sp. SYNS191, the genomic window TTCGACGCCAAGAAGGAGGACGCCTTCGAGGAACTGGAAGTCGTCGAGGAGCGCATCGACGAGGCCGAACTCCGCATCGAGGAGAAAGAACAGCGGCTGGACCAGCTCGCCGACGAACGGGAGACGGCGCTGGAGTACAAGGAACTCCGCGAGGAGAAAGAGGAGTACGAGAGCTACCGGAAGGCCGCCGAACTCGCCGACAAACAGGCCGAACTCGACGACCTCCGCGAGGAAATCGACGACCTCCAGGCGACGCTCGACGAACGCGAGGCCGAACTCGACGAGCGCCAGGCCCGCGTGATGGCCCTGGAGTCCGACCTGGAAAACCTGAACCACGAAATCGAGCGCAAGGGCGAGGACGAACAGCTCGCCATCAAGCGCGAGATGGAGGAGATAAAGGGCGACATCGCCCGTCTCGAAGACAAGATAGAAAACGAGGAGGAGAAAATCGAGGCCGCCGAGACCGAACGGCGGGAGGCCTTCGTCAAGATAGACAACAAACAGGAGACCATCGAGGACCTCCAGAGCGACATCCAGGAGACGAAAGTCGCCAAGTCCTCTATCGCCGCGGACATACAGGAGAAGGAGGCGGCACTCGAAGAGGTCGAGGCCCGCATCGACGAGGTGGGACAGGACTTCGAGGAGGTCAAGGAGGAACTCGACGAGAAGAAGCAGGCCCTGGAGAAAGCAAAGTCGGAGAAGAACGACCTGCAGCGCGAGCAGGACCGCCTGCTGGACGAGGCCCGCCGGCGCTCGAACGAGCAGCGCGAGACCGAGGCCGACATCGAGGAAGCGGAAGAGCGCATCCCCGAACTTGAGGCCGACATCGCGGACCTCGAAACCGAACTGGAGAAAGCCGAGAAGAACCGCGCGACCATCACGGAGGTCGTCGAGGACCTCAAGGCCGAGAAGGCCGCGTTGCAGGACGACCTCGAAGAAATCGAGGACGAGATTAGCGCCGCCCAGCAGGAGTACGCCGAACTGGAGGCGAAGGCAGACCACTCGGGCGACTCCTCGTACGGCCGGGCAGTGACGACGATTCTCAACGGCGACATCGACGGCGTCCACGGCACGGTCGCCCAGCTCGGCAGCGTCTCCGGCCAGTACGCCACCGCCTGCGAGACCGCTGCCGGCGGCCGGATGGCGCAGGTCGTCGTCGACGACGACGGCATCGGTCAGCACTGCATCGAGTACCTGAAATCGCGCAACGCCGGGCGGGCGACCTTCCTCCCCATCACGGAGATGCACACCCGCTCGCTCCCGTCGCTGCCCAACCGCGCGGGCGTGGTCGACTTCGCGTACAACCTCGTGGACTTCGACAGCGAGTACGCCGGCGTCTTCTCGTACGTGCTCGGCGACACGCTCGTCGTCGAGGACATGGAGACGGCGCGGGACCTGATGGGCGACTACCGTCTCGTGACGCTCGATGGCGACCTCGTCGAGAAGTCGGGTGCGATGACCGGCGGGTCGAAGAAGGGGTCCCGCTATTCCTTCGAAGGCAGTGAGGGCAAACTGGAGCGGGTCGCCCAGCGCATCAACGAACTGGAGGACGAGCGGTCGTCCATCCGCGACGACATCCGCGACGTGGAGGGGCGACTCGACGACGCCCGCGACCGGCAGAGCGACGCCGCCGACCAGGTCCGCGAGATACAGAGCGAAATCGAGCGCAAGCGGACCGAAATCGGCGAGGCGGAGGCGAAAATCGAGCAACTGAAGGCGGAACTCGAAGAGATAGCGGCCGAGCGGGAGTCGGTCTCCGAGGAGATGGACGGCCTGGAGGCCGACATCGCCGCGCAAAACGAGACCATCGCCGAGATAGAGGAGCGCATCGCGGAACTAGAGGCCGAAGTCGAGGACTCCGACCTGCCGGAACTGACCGCCGAGGCCGAGGAGATCCGCGAGGACATCGACGACCTCGAACGCGAACAGGACAAACTCGACGCAGAACTGAGCGAACTCACGCTGGAGAAGGAGTACGCCGAGGACGCAATCGAGGAACTGGAGGGCAAAATCGACCAGGCGAAAGAGCGCGAGGCCGACGCCGAGGCCCGCATCGAGGACCTGGAAGGCCAGATTGACGGAAAGGAGGAGACCCTGGCCGAGAAGGAGGAGGCCGTCGCCGAACTGGAGGAGGAACTCGCGGACCTCAAAGACGAGCGCGAGGACCTGAAAGCCGACCTCGCCGACGCCCGCGAGAAGCGCGACGCGAAGAAGGAGGCCGTCGCGAGCGTCCAGGGCGACCTCACGGAGGCCCAGGACGACGCCGACCGCCTGGAGTGGGAAATCGGTGAACTGGAGAACGAGGTCGGCGACTTCGACCCCGAGGAGATACCCGACCACGACGAGGTGGAGTCGGAGATTCGCCGGCTCGAAGCCGAGATGGAGGCACTGGAGCCGGTGAACATGCTCGCCATCGACGAGTACGACGAGGTCGAGGCCGCCCTGGAGGACATCCTCGACAAGAAGGACACCATGGTCGAGGAGGCAGAGGGCATCCGCGACCGCATCGAGACCTACGAGGCGCGCAAGAAAGAGACGTTCATGGACGCCTACACGGCCATCGACGAGCAGTTCCAGGACATCTTCGAGCGCCTCTCGAACGGTTCGGGCCGCCTGCACCTCGAAAACGAGGACGACCCGTTCGACGGCGGCCTGACGATGAAGGCCCAGCCAGGCGACAAGCCCATCCAGCGCCTGGAGGCGATGAGCGGCGGCGAGAAGTCACTGACCGCGCTCGCCTTCATCTTCGCCATCCAGCGGCACAACCCCGCGCCCTTCTACGCCCTGGACGAGGTGGACGCCTTCCTTGACGCCGCCAACGCCGACCTGGTCGGGGAACTGGTCGACGAACTCGCCGGCGACGCGCAGTTCGTCGTCGTCTCCCACCGCTCGGCGATGCTCGAACGCTCCGAGCGGGCCATCGGGGTGACGATGCAGGAGAACAACGTCAGCGCCGTGACGGGCATCGACCTCTCCGGCGGTGACGGCGAGGAAGCGGAGGTGCCAGCTGATGACTAGCGAGGACGAACGAAGTGAGTCCTCGAACGGCGAACGGGGAGCGAAGCGACCCGCTCGCGTCCAGCCAGCACGGAGGTGTCGACCGTGACTGACTCCGAGATTCCGCTGGACATCACCGGTCACGAGGACCGCGAGAAGCCCGGTTCGTCGGCGTCGGAGAACGGGCACCAGCCAGCCGACGAGGAGGCCGCTGCGCTGCTCGAAAACGGGGATTCCCACGACGGAGAGAAAGGCGACGATGAGGAGGAAGTCGAACCGGTCGAGGTGCTGGTCGCGCTGGCCGAGGACGGCGAGATAGACCCCTGGGACATCGACATCGTGGCGGTCACCGACAAGTTCCTCGACCGGCTGGACGACGCCGACCTGCGCACGTCCGGGCGGGCGCTGTTCTACGCGAGCGTCCTGTTGCGGATGAAAGGCGACGCGATGCTGGAGGCGGACGACGACGACGAGCCCGAACCCGAGCCGTGGGAGCAGGCGATGATGGACGACGGCGAGGTGCCCGAGGACCACGACCCCTTCGCGACGCTGGAGGCGGAGATGGACCGCCGGCTGGAGCGCAGGCGCGCCCGCGGGATGCCACAGACGCTGGACGAACTGGTGCGGGACCTGCGGGAGGCCGAGCGGGATAGCTGGTGGAAGGACTCCCGCGAGTACGACACCAGCGGGTCGCCGAGCGGCTACCAGCGCGGCACTCAGCAACTGGACTACCACACCGCCGACGACCTGCGGATGGACGACGAGCCGACCGCGGAGGACGTCACCGGCACGGCTCACACCGAGAACATCGACGAGATAATCGAGAGCGTCCACGACGCGGTGCGCGAGCACTACGAGGCCGGGCGCGACGAGGTGCTCTACCGGGAGGTCGCCCACGCCGGCGGCTCCCGCGTCGAGACGTTCCTCGGCCTGCTCTTTCTCTCCCACCGCGGACAGGTCCGCCTCCAGCAGGACGACCTCTTCGGCGACCTCTGGATTCAGGACCCCAGCGCCGCGACCGGTTCCGGGGAAGCCATCGCCGACTGAGTACTGCGTTTCGCCGGGGAGGTCGACCTGTTAGTGGCAGCGAAAGAACTATAGCTCGGAGTGCTGTATGTTACCAGTACACATGACACCGACCAAGCTCCGGGAGCGCCTCGCAGAGTCGGAGGACAGCGTCGACGTCGAGACGTTCCTGGACGCGCTCACCTACGTCCGCGACGACGGGCGACAGTGAGCGAGTGCTGACCGGTCGGCCACGCGGGGAGCGGCGGCTCTTTCTCTCTGGGACCGAACGCGGAGCGGTCAGACCGCGAACGCGTTGCGCTCCAGCGCGTCGATAGCGGGGAACTGCCGGAGCGTCGGTACCAGGAACCAGTAGGCGGCGATGAGCGCGAAGCCGACGGCCGACCCGCCGATGACGAGCGTGCTGCCGACGACGTCGCCGAGGACGCCGCCGAGGAGGATGCCCAGCGGGCCGACGGTCGAGACGAGGCTGCCGGTCGTCGCCGTCACGCGACCCAGCGTCTCCTCCGGGACGCCGCTCTGGAGGGCGGCGCTGACGAGGACGTTGTAGCTCCCGACGGGAACGAAGGCGAGGCCGAACAGGACGACGACGGCCAGCGGCGACCCGCTGAGGACGGCCGCGGCCCAGCAGGCCGCGCCGGCGACGAATCCGGCGCTGGTCACCAGGCCGAGCGGGACCGTCTCCAGCCACGACGCGAGCAGGGAGCCACAGAGCATCCCGGCGGTCATCGCCGCCAGCAGGAGCCCGTAGGTCCCGGCACCGCCGAAGGTGGCGGCGAAGGCGGGGAGGACGGCCGTCGTCAGTCCCATGAAAAACGTCGCGAGCGCGGCCCCGGCGACCATGTGCGCCAGCGCGGAGTGGCGGACGATACCGATACCCTCGGCGATATCGTCGACGTACTCGCGGGCCGAGGGGGAGCCACCCTTGTCCGTGCGGGGGACGGCGATGGCCGCGAAGACGAGCGTGCTCGCGAGGAAGGTGACGGCGTTGACGGCGAACAGCGTCACGGCACCGACGGCAGCGATGATTGCACCGCCGCCGGCCCGGGCGAGCGCGCCGATGGCCCGGTCGCTGGTCGCGGTCAGCGAGTTCGCCCGTACGAGGTTCCGGTCGGCGACCAATCGCGGGACTGCGGCGTTCTGCGCGGGGTCGGAGATGCGCTTCAGCGTCGCGAGCAGCGGGACGACGGCGAGGACGACCGGGACGGTCAGCGCGTCGAGGGCGGCCGCGACGGGAACGGCGAGGACGACGGCGGCCTGGAGGAGTTCGGAGCCGACGAGCAGTCGGCCAAGCGGTGCGCGGTCGACGAGGGGACCGAAGAGGAAACCGAGGGCACCCGGCGCGCGGGCGAGGAAGCCGGCGACGCCCGTGAGCGCCGTCGACCCCGACAGCGAGTAGACGAGCCACATCGCCGCGACGAAGTAGAGTTCGTCGCCCACTTCGCTGACCGCGTGGCCCGCGTACAGCCGCCGGAAGCCGACGTTGCCGAGCAGGTCGGCGGTGCGTTCGTCGAGGCGGTTCCGTAGCATGGGCACACCGTCGGCGCAGGCCCCCTTCAGCGTTCCCAGAAGCGCGTTTCAGTAAGCTCGCGTATGAATCGCGAAAGCGTCTTTTCGGCCATCGCCGTACTACCGGTGATGTCCGAGCAGAAGGCAGACCCCGGCGACGCGCTCGACGTGCTGAGCGACGAGACGCGGGTGCGCATCCTCCGGAC contains:
- the smc gene encoding chromosome segregation protein SMC — protein: MHIKELVLDNFKSFGRKTRIPFYEDFTTVSGPNGSGKSNIIDSVLFALGLARTSGIRAEKLTDLIYNPGHQEGESFEGEREASVEVVLANDDGTLDRAQVVNAAGTDAVGDVDEINIKRRVKETEDNYYSYYYINGRSVNLGDIQDLLEQAGITPEGYNVVMQGDVTEIINMTPGARREIIDEIAGVAQFDAKKEDAFEELEVVEERIDEAELRIEEKEQRLDQLADERETALEYKELREEKEEYESYRKAAELADKQAELDDLREEIDDLQATLDEREAELDERQARVMALESDLENLNHEIERKGEDEQLAIKREMEEIKGDIARLEDKIENEEEKIEAAETERREAFVKIDNKQETIEDLQSDIQETKVAKSSIAADIQEKEAALEEVEARIDEVGQDFEEVKEELDEKKQALEKAKSEKNDLQREQDRLLDEARRRSNEQRETEADIEEAEERIPELEADIADLETELEKAEKNRATITEVVEDLKAEKAALQDDLEEIEDEISAAQQEYAELEAKADHSGDSSYGRAVTTILNGDIDGVHGTVAQLGSVSGQYATACETAAGGRMAQVVVDDDGIGQHCIEYLKSRNAGRATFLPITEMHTRSLPSLPNRAGVVDFAYNLVDFDSEYAGVFSYVLGDTLVVEDMETARDLMGDYRLVTLDGDLVEKSGAMTGGSKKGSRYSFEGSEGKLERVAQRINELEDERSSIRDDIRDVEGRLDDARDRQSDAADQVREIQSEIERKRTEIGEAEAKIEQLKAELEEIAAERESVSEEMDGLEADIAAQNETIAEIEERIAELEAEVEDSDLPELTAEAEEIREDIDDLEREQDKLDAELSELTLEKEYAEDAIEELEGKIDQAKEREADAEARIEDLEGQIDGKEETLAEKEEAVAELEEELADLKDEREDLKADLADAREKRDAKKEAVASVQGDLTEAQDDADRLEWEIGELENEVGDFDPEEIPDHDEVESEIRRLEAEMEALEPVNMLAIDEYDEVEAALEDILDKKDTMVEEAEGIRDRIETYEARKKETFMDAYTAIDEQFQDIFERLSNGSGRLHLENEDDPFDGGLTMKAQPGDKPIQRLEAMSGGEKSLTALAFIFAIQRHNPAPFYALDEVDAFLDAANADLVGELVDELAGDAQFVVVSHRSAMLERSERAIGVTMQENNVSAVTGIDLSGGDGEEAEVPADD
- a CDS encoding segregation/condensation protein A, producing MTDSEIPLDITGHEDREKPGSSASENGHQPADEEAAALLENGDSHDGEKGDDEEEVEPVEVLVALAEDGEIDPWDIDIVAVTDKFLDRLDDADLRTSGRALFYASVLLRMKGDAMLEADDDDEPEPEPWEQAMMDDGEVPEDHDPFATLEAEMDRRLERRRARGMPQTLDELVRDLREAERDSWWKDSREYDTSGSPSGYQRGTQQLDYHTADDLRMDDEPTAEDVTGTAHTENIDEIIESVHDAVREHYEAGRDEVLYREVAHAGGSRVETFLGLLFLSHRGQVRLQQDDLFGDLWIQDPSAATGSGEAIAD
- a CDS encoding MFS transporter; translated protein: MLRNRLDERTADLLGNVGFRRLYAGHAVSEVGDELYFVAAMWLVYSLSGSTALTGVAGFLARAPGALGFLFGPLVDRAPLGRLLVGSELLQAAVVLAVPVAAALDALTVPVVLAVVPLLATLKRISDPAQNAAVPRLVADRNLVRANSLTATSDRAIGALARAGGGAIIAAVGAVTLFAVNAVTFLASTLVFAAIAVPRTDKGGSPSAREYVDDIAEGIGIVRHSALAHMVAGAALATFFMGLTTAVLPAFAATFGGAGTYGLLLAAMTAGMLCGSLLASWLETVPLGLVTSAGFVAGAACWAAAVLSGSPLAVVVLFGLAFVPVGSYNVLVSAALQSGVPEETLGRVTATTGSLVSTVGPLGILLGGVLGDVVGSTLVIGGSAVGFALIAAYWFLVPTLRQFPAIDALERNAFAV